A region from the Coffea eugenioides isolate CCC68of unplaced genomic scaffold, Ceug_1.0 ScVebR1_2226;HRSCAF=3216, whole genome shotgun sequence genome encodes:
- the LOC113756370 gene encoding beta-glucosidase 18-like, protein MGFHPTSNPQKLAYNEGGNGIAEEFEDVKRSDFPAGFLFGVSTSSYQIEGAILEDGKSLSDWDVFVRKIGNIKNGDTGDTATDHYHRYMEDIEIIHSLGVDAYRFSISWPRILPNGKSGGVNAAGIMFYNSIIDNLLLRGIQPFVTIYHWDMPQVLSDKYGGWLNPLIQDDFLHFAETCFKNFGDRVRYWVTINEPNTVAECAYEWGKHPPGHCSPPLGNCSAGNSDTEPLIAVHNMLLAHAKASKLYREQFLPKQEGVIGMVLHSFMFEPLTDDEHNKEAADRALAFNLAWALDPLVFGDYPPEMRRYHGNELPKFTSEERLLIRDSIDFIGLNHYSTLYAKDCIHSSCSCSGSACLPGGDRAILGFVSTSAENGGVLIGEPTGMPRLSVVPRGMEEIVDYTVNRYDNKPIFITENGYSSPLQQDQLDDLQRDVKRIEFHQAYLASLARAMRNGADVRGYFVWTLMDNFEWSFGYDVKFGLYSVDRATLNRNPRSSAKWYRNFLRNISSNGMKPRTAFSLWSKVGRAEEE, encoded by the exons ATGGGATTTCATCCGACAAGTAATCCTCAGAAGCT AGCCTATAATGAAGGAGGCAATGGAATAGCAGAAGAGTTTGAAGATGTCAAAAGATCAGATTTCCCAGCTGGATTTCTCTTCGGTGTTTCCACTTCTTCATATCAA ATTGAGGGTGCAATTCTTGAAGATGGAAAGAGCCTTAGTGACTGGGATGTTTTTGTCCGCAAAATTG GTAATATAAAGAATGGAGACACCGGAGATACAGCAACTGACCATTACCATCGTTACATG GAAGATATTGAGATAATCCATTCCCTTGGGGTGGATGCTTACCGTTTCTCCATTTCCTGGCCAAGGATACTTCCAA ATGGGAAATCCGGTGGTGTTAATGCAGCTGGAATCATGTTCTACAATAGTATTATTGATAACCTTTTACTCCGAG GCATTCAGCCATTTGTGACAATTTACCACTGGGACATGCCTCAAGTGCTTAGTGACAAATACGGGGGCTGGCTCAATCCTCTGATTCA GGATGATTTCCTCCATTTTGCTGAaacatgtttcaagaattttggTGATCGGGTGAGGTATTGGGTGACCATAAATGAACCAAATACAGTTGCAGAATGCGCCTATGAATGGGGAAAACATCCTCCAGGTCATTGCTCCCCTCCTTTGGGCAACTGTTCAGCTGGTAATTCAGATACCGAGCCCCTAATTGCAGTGCATAACATGTTACTTGCACATGCCAAGGCTTCCAAACTCTATCGCGAGCAGTTTCTG CCCAAACAAGAAGGTGTAATAGGAATGGTGCTCCACTCGTTTATGTTTGAACCATTAACTGATGATGAGCATAACAAGGAAGCTGCAGATAGGGCTTTGGCTTTTAATCTGGCTTG GGCTTTGGATCCTCTCGTGTTTGGTGATTATCCTCCAGAAATGCGTCGATACCATGGGAATGAGTTACCCAAATTCACATCAGAGGAGAGACTGCTCATAAGGGATAGCATTGACTTCATTGGACTAAACCACTATTCAACTCTTTATGCCAAGGATTGCATACACTCAAGTTGTTCCTGCTCTGGCTCTGCCTGTCTCCCCGGTGGAGACCGTGCCATCCTAGGCTTTGTCTCCACATCTGCAGAGAATGGTGGTGTTTTGATTGGAGAACCT ACAGGGATGCCTAGATTAAGTGTTGTTCCAAGAGGAATGGAAGAGATTGTAGACTATACAGTGAATCGATACGATAACAAGCCCATTTTTATTACTGAGAATG GTTATTCTTCGCCACTGCAACAAGATCAACTTGATGATTTACAGCGTGATGTCAAGCGAATTGAATTTCACCAAGCATACCTAGCATCTTTGGCTCGAGCCATGAG AAATGGTGCTGATGTGAGGGGCTATTTTGTTTGGACTTTGATGGATAATTTTGAATGGTCATTTGGGTATGATGTGAAGTTTGGACTTTATTCTGTTGATCGGGCAACGTTGAATAGAAATCCTAGGTCCTCTGCCAAGTGGTATAGAAATTTCCTGAGGAACATCAGCTCCAATGGCATGAAGCCCAGAACTGCATTTTCACTTTGGAGCAAAGTTGGTAGAGCAGAAGAAGAGTGA